From the Lolium rigidum isolate FL_2022 chromosome 2, APGP_CSIRO_Lrig_0.1, whole genome shotgun sequence genome, one window contains:
- the LOC124689821 gene encoding amino acid transporter AVT6A-like — protein MSLVRSKDGIIDLDAPLAASAWHHIGNKTATNTMLEAASTEKIQSWINKCLADVYSNLLIRDQKADERWAALLQKQEEKIQIEKECVTVKKHKDDFMLLTASTVGMDPWVLEVHNFYKAMILDEVDAKRATSTASASTPALRSSTLSPSSLRSKQMGIGDASPSETRDEAMPLLPFNEEQGILGYSIHEFNGASFSGAVFNLSTTIVGAGIMALPASIKMLGIVPGILMIVLVAFLTEASIDMLLRCSHEGEITSYGRLMGNSFGRWGRIALQASVVINNLGVMIVYMIIIGDVLSGTSTNGVHHRGVFEGWFGSQLWNSRPVVLLATTIFVFAPLVSFKKLDSLKYTSAISVALAVVFVVITAGIAIVRLIQGTAEIPKLFPKIDENNSIWELFTAVPVLVTAYICHYNVHSIDNELEDRTQTKPIVQTSLALCSTVYVATGLFAYLLFGEGTLSDVLANFDSDLRIPFSDVFNDVVRVSYVVHVMLVFPIVFFALRLNFDGLLFPTSGHISLDNRRFTIISISLLVVIYLAANFIPSIWDAFQVTGATAAVLIGFIFPAMIILRDSYGVATKRDKILAVTMIVLAVLSNLVALYTDALNIIYRKAEV, from the exons ATGTCCTTGGTGAGGAGCAAAGATGGAATCATTGATCTTGATGCACCGCTCGCAGCATCAGCATGGCACCATATCGGCAACAAGACGGCCACGAATACCATGCTTGAAGCAGCATCGACCGAGAAGATCCAGTCATGGATCAACAAGTGCCTCGCCGATGTCTATTCGAACCTGCTCATTCGAGACCAGAAGGCCGACGAGAGGTGGGCGGCACTACTCCAAAAGCAAGAAGAGAAGATTCAGATTGAGAAGGAGTGTGTCACCGTGAAGAAACACAAAGACGACTTCATGCTCTTGACCGCCTCGACGGTGGGAATGGATCCCTGGGTTCTGGAGGTGCACAACTTCTACAAAGCCATGATCCTCGACGAGGTCGATGCTAAAAGGGCCACGTCCACTGCATCGGCATCAACTCCAGCTTTGAGATCCTCCACGCTCTCCCCGTCGTCATT GAGATCGAAGCAAATGGGGATTGGCGACGCCTCACCTAGTGAAACGAGAGATGAGGCCATGCCACTTCTCCCGTTCAACGAGGAACAGGGAATACTGGGATACAGTATCCACGAGTTCAATGGAGCTTCTTTCTCCGGCGCGGTTTTCAATCTGTCGACGACCATCGTAGGGGCTGGGATCATGGCCCTGCCGGCGAGCATCAAGATGCTAGGCATTGTACCTGGTATCCTGATGATCGTCCTCGTGGCGTTTCTCACCGAGGCGTCCATCGACATGCTGCTCAGGTGCAGCCATGAGGGCGAGATTACGTCCTACGGCCGGCTGATGGGCAACAGTTTTGGTCGATGGGGGAGGATCGCGCTGCAAGCATCTGTGGTGATAAACAACCTCGGCGTCATGATTGTATACATGATTATCATTG GTGACGTGCTATCCGGAACATCTACAAACGGTGTTCATCACCGTGGTGTCTTTGAGGGATGGTTTGGATCTCAATTGTGGAATTCTCGGCCGGTTGTTCTCCTCGCCACGACTATTTTTGTGTTTGCTCCATTGGTGAGCTTTAAGAAATTGG ATTCATTGAAATACACATCTGCTATATCAGTTGCTCTTGCTGTGGTTTTTGTTGTGATCACTGCTGGAATCGCTATTGTCAGACTCATCCAAGGAACTGCTGAGATTCCTAAACTCTTCCCTAAGATAGATGAAAATAATTCCATCTGGGAACTCTTTACAGCTGTACCAGTTCTTGTCACTGCCTACATTTGCCACTACAATG TTCACAGCATCGATAATGAGCTGGAAGATAGAACTCAGACGAAGCCCATAGTGCAAACTTCACTGGCTCTCTGTTCAACTGTCTACGTTGCGACAGGCTTGTTTGCGTATCTCCTCTTTGGCGAGGGTACACTGTCCGATGTGCTCGCTAATTTTGACTCTGACCTCCGTATTCCATTCAGCGATGTTTTCAATGATGTAGTGAGAGTGAGCTATGTAGTCCATGTCATGCTCGTCTTCCCTATAGTCTTCTTTGCCCTTAGGCTCAACTTCGATGGACTGCTATTCCCCACCTCAGGGCACATTTCTCTTGACAACCGAAGGTTCACCATTATCTCAATCTCACTCCTTGTTGTGATTTATCTTGCTGCTAACTTCATACCGAGCATCTGGGATGCGTTCCAAGTCACCGGTGCCACGGCTGCTGTCCTTATTGGCTTCATATTTCCTGCTATGATCATACTGAG GGATTCTTATGGAGTTGCAACCAAGCGCGACAAGATTTTAGCTGTAACCATGATAGTGCTTGCTGTGCTCTCAAATTTGGTGGCCTTATACACTGATGCGCTGAACATTATCTACAGGAAGGCAGAGGTCTAG